A single genomic interval of Arachis duranensis cultivar V14167 chromosome 7, aradu.V14167.gnm2.J7QH, whole genome shotgun sequence harbors:
- the LOC107458545 gene encoding uncharacterized protein LOC107458545 (The sequence of the model RefSeq protein was modified relative to this genomic sequence to represent the inferred CDS: added 114 bases not found in genome assembly) has translation MVKPSSFSYHMENHQNNNPTRDPDLAEEEKKKRNQHPQVWGTWEELLLASAVNRHGFKDWDTVAMEVQSRTSVPNLQATALHCEQKFHDLNLRFADQLNDAVPPLLQNGAASVDSSDHVPWLDELRKLRVAELRREVQQSDVSILSLQLKVKKLEEEREKENDGKVDEKADLAVCGEARPGNDGTGGEREVPEPTGSEPEIRRLEESTTNTDKLLPTTGDESDRENQSVNESNSTGSRFEGGKTGAGDGDGKTGVGAVPVHPGPKEPDPVGRKRRPIGEESNNGSYDTEVKVPTCESQPPSEERKAEDGGSSELRDDSVGHSGEGGRGTRESSEVQSSASLTRKRKTRRRKEASGGSGGGEVAPESDETMVKSEPLIGLLEMIKAHEHSSLFERRLESQQESERYKNIVRQHVDLETIQSRLHKGHYSSSTNSFFRDLLLLFTNATVFFPRDSLESMAAQQLRRLVMAEMKNQGQAQSDPSPQKTDSNPPNAPQAKPESLLSKHKASAPILVCRKRSSMSSKPSPATFGQKGDQPITDKKEKPSSDAKPPMKPSSSETDEDEPPKAKEKPVTGARSLRRSNKNLSSNSNSGNKKLPTNSTIKAGTLVTKAVEAAKPDKSKAEGGQDKKKNAAADFLKRIKRNAPVEALKSGSGSGGGSSSSSRGGTASMKEQKKIVNSGKGDNKGKERASRHNNGGGGGSGDKRNKNVVENSKRSVGRPPKKTAESNTASAKRGRENSASASKDKRPKKRSKK, from the exons ATGGTTAAACCATCATCTTTCTCATATCATATGGAAAACCATCAAAACAATAACCCGACCCGTGACCCAGACCTagcagaagaagagaagaagaagcgaaACCAACACCCTCAGGTTTGGGGCACGTGGGAGGAACTCTTGCTAGCGAGCGCCGTCAACCGCCATGGCTTCAAAGACTGGGACACCGTCGCCATGGAGGTACAGTCGCGGACCTCCGTACCCAACCTACAAGCCACCGCGCTCCACTGCGAGCAGAAATTCCACGATCTCAACCTCCGATTCGCCGACCAATTAAACGACGCCGTCCCGCCGCTTCTCCAGAACGGCGCGGCCTCCGTCGATAGCTCTGATCATGTCCCCTGGCTCGACGAATTGCGGAAGCTCCGCGTCGCCGAGCTCCGCCGCGAGGTCCAACAATCCGACGTTTCTATCCT GTCGTTGCAGTTGAAGGTGAAGAAGTtggaggaggagagagagaaagaaaatgacGGTAAAGTCGATGAGAAAGCAGATCTGGCGGTTTGCGGCGAGGCACGGCCGGGAAACGATGGAACCGGCGGAGAAAGGGAAGTTCCGGAGCCGACCGGTTCTGAACCGGAGATTCGCCGGCTCGAAGAGAGCACCACGAACACCGATAAGCTTTTGCCAACCACCGGTGACGAGTCGGACCGGGAAAATCAGTCGGTTAATGAGTCGAACTCGACCGGTTCGCGGTTTGAGGGAGGGAAAACCGGGGCAGGAGATGGTGATGGGAAGACGGGGGTAGGGGCGGTTCCGGTTCATCCCGGTCCGAAAGAACCGGATCCGGTTGGCAGGAAGCGGAGACCGATTGGGGAGGAATCGAATAACGGAAGCTACGATACTGAGGTTAAAGTTCCAACCTGCGAGTCGCAGCCGCCAAGTGAGGAGAGGAAGGCAGAGGATGGTG GAAGAGGAAGACGCGGCGGAGGAAGGAGGCTTCCGGTGGTAGTGGTGGCGGCGAGGTGGCCCCGGAGAGTGACGAGACCATGGTGAAATCCGAGCCGTTGATTGGGCTGTTGGAGATGATCAAGGCACACGAACACAGCTCATTGTTCGAGCGCCGTCTCGAGAGCCAG ATACAAAAACATTGTAAGACAGCACGTGGATTTGGAAACCATACAATCGAGACTCCATAAAGGACATTATTCCTCTAGCACCAACTCTTTCTTTCGTGACCTTCTCCTCCTCTTTACGAATGCCACCGTCTTCTTTCCCAGAGACTCCCTGGAATCAATGGCGGCGCAGCAGCTGCGGCGCCTCGTCATGGCAGAGATGAAAAACCAAGGCCAAGCACAATCTGATCCCTCCCCACAGAAGACGGATTCCAACCCTCCAAACGCTCCTCAAGCCAAACCAGAATCTCTCCTTTCCAAGCACAAAGCCTCTGCTCCAATATTGGTATGCCGAAAACGCAGTTCAATGTCATCTAAACCTTCTCCGGCGACCTTTGGCCAAAAGGGTGACCAACCCATCACCGATAAGAAGGAAAAACCATCTTCTGATGCAAAACCACCCATGAAACCCTCTTCTTCCGAGACAGATGAAGATGAGCCTCCCAAGGCCAAGGAAAAGCCGGTCACCGGAGCTCGAAGCCTGAGAAGAAGCAACAAGAACCTCAGCAGCAACAGCAATTCTGGCAATAAGAAACTCCCCACTAACTCCACCATAAAAGCAGGGACTTTGGTGACCAAGGCTGTCGAAGCCGCAAAACCAGACAAGAGCAAAGCAGAGGGAGGGCAGGACAAGAAGAAGAATGCCGCTGCTGATTTCTTGAAACGAATAAAGCGAAACGCTCCAGTGGAGGCACTGAAGAGTGGCAGTGGTAGTGGTGGAGGAAGTAGTAGCAGCAGCAGAGGTGGGACTGCAAGTATGAAAGAGCAAAAGAAAATTGTGAATAGTGGAAAGGGTGATAATAAAGGGAAAGAAAGGGCGTCAAGGCATAATAACGGTGGAGGAGGAGGGTCAGGGGATAAAAGGAACAAGAACGTTGTTGAGAATAGCAAGAGGAGTGTAGGTAGGCCTCCAAAGAAAACAGCAGAAAGCAATACAGCTTCTGCAAAGCGTGGGAGGGAAAATAGTGCTAGTGCTAGTAAGGATAAGCGACCCAAGAAACGTTCTAAGAAATGA